Proteins from one Pithys albifrons albifrons isolate INPA30051 chromosome 2, PitAlb_v1, whole genome shotgun sequence genomic window:
- the ELOVL5 gene encoding very long chain fatty acid elongase 5, translating to MEVLDKTINSYFDVWLGPRDPRVKGWPLLENYTPTFIFSVLYLLIVWLGPKYMRNKQPFSCRGILVVYNLGLTLLSLYMFYELVTGVLEGGYNFFCQDTHSGGEADMKIIRVLWWYYFSKLIEFMDTFFFILRKNNHQITVLHVYHHATMLNIWWFVMNWVPCGHSYFGATLNSFIHVLMYSYYGLSAVPAMRPYLWWKKYITQGQLIQFVLTIFQTSCGVVWPCAFPQGWLYFQISYMISLIILFTNFYIQTYNKKASSRRKEYQNGSTATANGYTNSFSSLENNVKQRKQRKD from the exons ATGGAAGTTCTGGATAAAACAATCAATAGTTACTTTGATGTTTGGCTTGGACCCAGAG ACCCCAGAGTAAAAGGATGGCCTCTTCTGGAAAACTACACACCTACCTTTATCTTCTCAGTCTTGTACTTACTAATTGTTTGGCTGGGACCAAAATACATGAGGAATAAGCAGCCATTCTCATGCAGGGGTATTCTAGTGGTCTACAACCTTGGACTTACACTGCTTTCTCTGTATATGTTTTATGAG CTGGTGACAGGAGTATTGGAAGGAGGATACAATTTCTTCTGTCAGGATACACACAGTGGAGGAGAAGCTGATATGAAG ATCATACGTGTCCTCTGGTGGTACTATTTCTCCAAACTCATTGAGTTCATGGATaccttctttttcattttgaggaaaaataatcaTCAAATCACTGTTCTGCATGTCTACCACCATGCAACGATGCTGAACATCTGGTGGTTTGTTATGAACTGGGTGCCTTGTGGTCACT CTTACTTTGGTGCCACACTGAACAGCTTTATCCATGTCCTCATGTACTCCTACTACGGATTGTCTGCTGTTCCAGCAATGCGTCCTTATCTGTGGTGGAAGAAGTACATCACTCAGGGGCAGCTG aTTCAGTTCGTCCTGACAATCTTCCAGACCAGCTGTGGTGTTGTTTGGCCATGTGCATTTCCTCAGGGGTGGCtgtattttcagatttcttaTATGATTTCTTTGATTATCCTCTTCACAAATTTCTATATTCAG ACTTACAACAAGAAGGCATCCTCGAGGAGGAAAGAGTATCAGAATGGCTCTACGGCCACTGCAAACGGGTacacaaacagcttttcttccctTGAGAACAATgtgaaacaaaggaaacaaaggaaGGATTGA